From Nicotiana tabacum cultivar K326 chromosome 15, ASM71507v2, whole genome shotgun sequence, the proteins below share one genomic window:
- the LOC107779739 gene encoding glutathione S-transferase — protein MASPVKVYGPTLSTAVSRVLACLLEKDVQFQLLPVNMAKGEHKKPDYLKIQPFGQVPAFQDENITLFESRSINRYICDKYGHQGNKGLYGTNPLEKASIDQWIEAEGQSFNPPSSILVFQLAFAPRMKIKQDENLIRQNEEKLKKVLDVYEKRLGESQYLAGDAFTLADLSHLPNIQYLVNGTDRAELFTARKNVGRWWDEISSRESWKKVVDMQTSPPPS, from the exons ATGGCTAGTCCAGTGAAAGTATATGGACCGACCTTGTCAACTGCAGTTTCAAGAGTTCTAGCTTGTCTTCTTGAAAAAGATGTCCAGTTTCAGCTTCTCCCAGTTAATATGGCCAAAGGGGAACACAAGAAACCTGACTATCTCAAAATTCAG CCCTTTGGACAAGTCCCAGCTTTTCAAGACGAGAACATCACTCTGTTTG AATCCAGATCTATAAATAGGTACATATGTGACAAATATGGACATCAAGGGAACAAGGGGCTGTACGGAACAAACCCGTTAGAGAAAGCATCTATAGATCAATGGATAGAAGCAGAAGGACAAAGCTTCAATCCGCCAAGTTCAATTCTCGTATTCCAATTGGCTTTTGCACCGCGAATGAAGATCAAACAAGACGAGAACTTGATCAGACAGAATGAAGAGAAGCTCAAAAAAGTGCTTGATGTGTATGAAAAGAGGCTCGGAGAGAGTCAGTACTTGGCCGGAGATGCATTCACATTGGCTGATCTCTCTCACCTTCCAAACATCCAATATTTGGTGAACGGGACAGACAGAGCAGAGCTCTTCACTGCAAGAAAGAACGTGGGAAGGTGGTGGGATGAGATATCTAGCCGAGAATCGTGGAAGAAGGTAGTTGATATGCAGACCTCACCCCCTCCCTCCTAA
- the LOC107779737 gene encoding mechanosensitive ion channel protein 8-like, with the protein MGTSEPEDSILKINSRESPKTPKETELSFSSKPHFNKNDSNNSNKDLNIVNESPVSQHSPLHIAQEEALHCSSSSSLRKKSSLLVSRTKSRLLDPHPPEQDQRSQNVVMKSGALLRDSEIEDDDAFSDEDLPEEYKKLKFSPLTVLQLVSLIVIIAALVCGVIFKVLRGKKGFGLELWKWEVMILVLICGRLVSGWGIRLVVFLIECNFLLRKRVLYFVYGLRNSVQNCIWLSLVLIAWQCIFDKKVDKMTGGKVLPYVSSIWVCLLVGAYIWLLKTLLVKVLAMSFHVSTFFDRIQESLFNQYVIETLSGPPLIEIDQQEQEEGEKVMAEVQKLQSAGATLPADLKASIFAKRPIRTPRKTPTSATPRSSAFSRVISEKVKEEEGGITIDHLHKLNQKNISAWNMKRLMNMVRNGVLSTLDEKLPQSTHEDESAVQITSEKKAKAAAKKIFNNVAKPGSKFIYLEDLMRFMREDEAVKTMRLIEGGTETSGISKGALKNWVVNAFRERRALALSLNDTKTAVNKLHQILNVLVAIIILVIWLLILRVATTHFLVFLSSQFLLVVFIFGNSAKTTFEAIIFLFVMHPFDVGDRVEVDGVQLVVEEMNILTTVFLRYDNQKIIYPNSVLSTKPISNYYRSPDMGDSVDFCIHISTPMEKIAMMKDRITRYIENRSDHWHPAPLIVMRDVENLNGIKWSVWPSHTMNHQDMGERWARRALLLEEMVKIFRELDIQYRMLPLDVNIRTLPPLSSSRAPSNWTLCA; encoded by the exons ATGGGTACATCCGAACCAGAGGACTCTATTCTGAAAATAAATAGCAGAGAATCCCCCAAAACACCTAAAGAAACTGAATTGTccttttcttcaaaaccccaTTTCAACAAGAATGACAGCAACAACAGTAATAAAGATTTAAACATAGTGAATGAGTCACCAGTTTCACAACATTCACCATTACACATTGCCCAGGAAGAAGCTTTACACTGCAGTTCCAGCTCTTCTTTAAGGAAAAAATCTAGTCTTTTGGTGAGTAGGACCAAATCAAGGCTATTGGACCCACACCCACCTGAGCAAGATCAGAGGTCTCAGAATGTTGTAATGAAATCTGGAGCTTTATTAAGAGATAGTGAAATTGAAGATGATGACGCTTTTTCAGATGAGGATTTGCCCGAGGAGTACAAGAAACTGAAATTTAGTCCATTAACTGTACTTCAGCTGGTGAGTTTGATTGTAATTATTGCAGCtttagtttgtggtgttatattTAAAGTATTGAGGGGAAAAAAGGGTTTTGGGCTTGAATtgtggaaatgggaagtaatgaTTTTGGTGTTGATTTGTGGAAGATTGGTTTCTGGTTGGGGGATAAGGTTAGTGGTTTTCTTGATTGAGTGTAACTTTTTGTTGAGGAAAAGGGTTTTGTATTTTGTGTATGGGTTGAGAAATTCAGTGCAGAATTGCATTTGGTTGAGTCTGGTTTTGATTGCTTGGCAATGTATTTTTGACAAGAAGGTTGATAAAATGACTGGTGGGAAGGTTCTACCTTATGTATCAAGTATTTGGGTTTGTCTTTTGGTTGGTGCATACATTTGGTTACTGAAAACACTTCTTGTGAAGGTGCTGGCCATGTCATTTCATGTTAGTACATTCTTTGACCGGATTCAAGAATCTTTGTTCAATCAATATGTGATTGAGACGTTGTCTGGGCCGCCGTTGATTGAGATTGATCAGCAGGAGCAAGAGGAGGGAGAGAAGGTTATGGCTGAAGTGCAGAAACTTCAGAGTGCTGGGGCTACATTGCCTGCTGATCTAAAGGCGAGCATATTTGCAAAGAGACCGATTCGAACACCACGCAAGACACCTACGTCTGCTACTCCGAGGAGTTCTGCATTTTCGAGGGTTATTTCTGAGAAGGTGAAAGAAGAGGAGGGAGGAATCACTATAGATCATTTGCATAAACTGAATCAGAAGAACATTTCTGCTTGGAATATGAAAAGGCTGATGAATATGGTTCGAAATGGTGTGCTGTCAACTTTGGATGAGAAGCTACCACAGTCGACTCATGAGGATGAATCGGCTGTGCAGATCACTAGTGAAAAAAAGGCTAAAGCTGCAGCCAAGAAGATATTTAACAATGTGGCCAAACCTGGCTCCAA GTTCATCTATCTGGAGGACTTGATGCGCTTTATGAGAGAAGATGAGGCTGTGAAAACAATGCGCCTTATTGAAGGTGGAACTGAAACCAGCGGCATAAGTAAAGGGGCTTTAAAAAACTGGGTG GTTAATGCATTTAGAGAACGAAGGGCTCTTGCTCTGTCTTTGAATGACACTAAGACTGCTGTAAACAAACTTCATCAAATCTTGAACGTCCTTGTTGCAATTATCATATTGGTCATCTGGCTCCTTATTCTCAGAGTTGCCACTACACATTTCTTGGTCTTTTTGAGTTCCCAGTTTCTTCTGGTAGTATTCATCTTCGGTAACTCAGCCAAGACAACATTCGAGGCAATCATCTTTTTATTTGTGATGCACCCATTTGATGTAGGCGATCGTGTTGAAGTTGATGGAGTTCAG TTGGTAGTTGAAGAGATGAATATACTGACAACAGTTTTCCTAAGATACGATAACCAGAAGATCATATATCCAAACAGTGTCCTATCGACAAAGCCCATAAGTAATTATTACCGTAGTCCAGACATGGGAGATTCAGTTGATTTCTGCATTCATATCTCAACTCCCATGGAAAAGATTGCTATGATGAAAGACAGAATAACAAG GTATATTGAGAACAGGAGTGATCATTGGCACCCAGCTCCATTGATTGTAATGAGGGACGTGGAGAACTTGAACGGAATAAAATGGTCAGTGTGGCCCTCACACACAATGAATCACCAAGATATGGGAGAGAGATGGGCGAGGAGAGCTCTTCTGCTTGAAGAAATGGTAAAAATATTCAGGGAGCTGGATATCCAATACCGTATGCTACCTCTTGATGTCAACATTCGTACCCTGCCACCATTGTCATCAAGCAGAGCTCCCTCTAACTGGACACTTTGTGCTTAA